In Myxococcus xanthus, the genomic window TCCACTGCCGCAGCGCGGGCCCTTGAGTCGCGCGCCGTGTTGCAGTGAACGTCCTCCGTCCGCTGCGAGTCGCTGCCTTCCGCTGCGACTGCCTTCGACGATTTGGATCTCCGTGTGCTGGCATTGCCGCGTTCGGCTTGGTTGAGTGTGGGCTCCCCCGCTGTGTTGAGAGGAGCCTCTCGAATGAAGCTGCTTCGTCCTTGCCTTGGCGCGCTGCTCGCGGCCGGCCTCTTCCTCGTTCCCACGAACTCAGAGGCCGCGGTCCGTGTTGGGCTTGGGGCTGATTATTGGATTGATGACAGCGCGGTCTTCAACTTCACGCTGGGCGTTGAGACGCCGCTCGCGGGGCCGCTGTCTGTTGGGGCTCGGTTCGGTGCAATGCTCATCACCGAGGGCAACGACATCGGTGTTCCGCTGGACCTGGTCCTGCGTGCGAACCTCGCCAAGTCCGGCGTCTACATCGAAGGCATGGTCGGACCCTGGCTCGTGTTTGGCCGTGGCGACACCTTCCGAGCGCATGCTGCGTTTGGCTTTGGCCTTCAGGGCAAGGCCGCGAGCATTGGTCTCGAGGTGGGTTACCTGGAGCCCAACCCGACCATTGGTCTGCGGCTCGGCTACAAGTTCTGAGCCTCAGTAATGCGGTGGACGCTCGTCATGACGGGCGTCCACCAGGCCGGGCTCGGCTTCCAGCTTCTGCTTGAGCCGGTCCACCTCTGCGCGCAGTTGGTCGATGACCTTCTGCTGTTCGTACAGCACGCCGCTGAGCTCCTGCAGCAGTTCCTGCTGGTGCATGTAGCGGATTTCCAGCTCGGCGATTCGCTTCTCGTCCATGGGCACTCACCCATATCCCGGCGAGGCGGTCTGCGTCCCTACCAGGTTGAACCTTGCTCCCTCCGCATGAACGTCGACGAACACATCCAGCGTGCTCGTGAGCTGCTCGCCCGGAACCAGCCCGAGATGGCCGAGTCCGCTCTCAGCGACGCCATTGATGCCGCTATCGCCGCCGAGGACATCGTCCTGCTGACGCGGGCTCGCTTCGCTTTGGGGGAGTTGCTCTTCCATCAAGGGCGTGATGCGGAGGCGGTTCCCTACCTGCAGGCCGTCGTGCGCACCGAGCGCGTCGATGGAGCCGTGGACGTCGAGGTGAAGGCCTCCGCCCGCATGCTCCGACAGATCCGCG contains:
- a CDS encoding SlyX family protein — encoded protein: MDEKRIAELEIRYMHQQELLQELSGVLYEQQKVIDQLRAEVDRLKQKLEAEPGLVDARHDERPPHY